The following is a genomic window from Streptomyces chrestomyceticus JCM 4735.
GCTGATCAAGCTCTCCGACTTCCGCGGCGAGAAGGCCGTCGTCCTCCTCTTCTACCCCTTCGCCTTCACCGGCGTGTGCACCGGCGAGCTGTGCGCCCTGCGCGACGAGCTGCCGAAGTTCGTCAACGACGACGTCCAGTTGCTGGCCGTCTCCAACGACTCGCCCTTCGCGCTGCGCGTCTTCGCCGAGCAGGAGGGCCTGGAGTACCCGCTGCTGTCGGACTTCTGGCCGCACGGCGAGGCCTCGCGGGCGTACGGCGTCTTCGACGAGGAGAAGGGCTGCGCGGTGCGCGGCACCTTCATCATCGACAAGGAGGGCGTGGTGCGCTGGACGGTCGTCAACGGCCTGCCCGACGCCCGTGACCTCAACGACTACCTCAAGGCGCTCGGCACCCTCTGATTCCCGCCGTGACCGGCTCCCGCCGCGACATCGGCGCGGTGTCCGTACCGCTACCTGTAATCGGTGGGAACCGGTCACTAGGATCAAATCGTTGATCTGATGCCATGCACGATGGGGGCGCAAAGCAATTCGTACCCCTCGAACCCAGGGAGGACTCGTGGGAGTCAGCCTCAGCAAGGGCGGAAACGTCTCGCTGACGAAGGAAGCCCCCAATCTGACCGCCGTGCTCGTCGGTCTCGGCTGGGACGCCCGTACCACCACCGGTACGGACTTCGACCTGGACGCCAGCGCGCTGCTGACCAACGACCAGGGCAAGGT
Proteins encoded in this region:
- a CDS encoding peroxiredoxin — protein: MAIEVGSKAPEFELKNQHGELIKLSDFRGEKAVVLLFYPFAFTGVCTGELCALRDELPKFVNDDVQLLAVSNDSPFALRVFAEQEGLEYPLLSDFWPHGEASRAYGVFDEEKGCAVRGTFIIDKEGVVRWTVVNGLPDARDLNDYLKALGTL